A stretch of DNA from bacterium:
TCGTCAACGGAAAATTCCGGATTTCACATCACCCGAAATCCTTGGAATTTAGAAACGGTTCCTGGCGGTTCAAGTGGCGGTTCTGCTGCGGTTATCGCTTCTGACACTGCAATTGTTGCGCTTGGTTCTGATACTGGCGGTTCTATTCGACAACCGGCAGCGTGCTGTGGAATAGTTGGTTTAAAACCCACCTACGGTCGAGTATCCCGATATGGCTTAATTGCATATGCATCCTCGTTAGATTGTATCGGCCCGATGACGAAAGATGTTACCGATGCAGCACTGATGATGAATGTTATTGCGGGTCATGACCGATTCGATTCTACGTCGGTAGATTTACCTGTCCCGGATTACACGCGATCACTTGTACCTGATGTTAAAGGACTCAAAATCGGTATGCCAAAGGAATATTTTATTGGCGGAATCCATCCGCAGGTTGAACAAGCAGTAAAATCAGCAATCCGATTATTAGAATCATTAGGTGCCGAAATTATTGAAATATCTCTACCCCATACTGACTATGCGGTTGCGGTATATTATCTCATCGCAACAGCGGAAGCTAGTTCGAATCTCGCACGATTTGATGGCGTTAAATATGGATATCGGTCAGCGAAATTTGATGATATGATTGATATGTATATGACTACCCGCGTGGAAGGGTTTGGGAAAGAAGTAAAACGGCGGATTATGCTCGGAACCCATGTTCTCAGCGCAGGATATTATGATGCATATTATTTAAAAGCACAGAAAGTGCGAACTCTGATTAAACAAGATTTCGACAATGCGTTTAACCGCTGCGATGTAATCATTACTCCCACGGCACCGACTCCAGCATTTAAAATTGGTGAAAAAACTACTGACCCGTTGCAAATGTATCTCTCGGATATTTATACCATATCTGTTAATTTAGCTGGGATACCCGGTATGAGTATCAATTGCGGATTTACTGATGGATTACCTATCGGTTTGCAGATACTCGCAAAACATTTTGATGAACCGACAATTTTCCGAACCGCATATACGTTTGAATGCTATACCGATTTTCACAAACAGAAACCAAACCTAAATTAAGATTCAAAAGGATTATTGCGGATTCAAACAGCTTCTCCCAACAACTGGCGTGAATCTGCATAAATCAATTTTGTATCGGTTATATTTTTTATATGAACTACGAAGCAGTAATAGGACTTGAAGTCCATGCAGAACTATTAACCAAATCAAAATGTTTTTGTTCCTGTAGTACAGAGTTTGGGAACGAACCAAACTCGCAAATCTGTCCGATATGTAGTGGATTTCCTGGGGTTCTACCGGTTTTAAATAAAGAAGCGGTAGCGATGACGATTAAAACTGGATTAGCGCTCCATTGCGAAATTGCAACGTATAGTCGGTTTGCCCGGAAGAACTATTATTATCCGGATTTACCGAAAAATTATCAGATATCCCAATATGCAGAACCATTATCCCGAAATGGATACATTGAAATACCAACAAAAACTGGGTTAAAAACTATCGGAATAACTCGCGTACATCTAGAAGAAGATGCAGGAAAATTATTGCATTCACCTGACGGATACAGTCTCGTTGACTTGAACCGAACTGGGGTACCGTTAATGGAAATTGTTAGCGAACCTGATATTCGTTCACCAGAAGAAGCTAAAGATTATCTCATGATGTTGCGGGCGATTTTGCAATATTTAGAAGTTTGTAATGGAAATATGGAAGAAGGAACGTTCCGCTGTGATGCGAACGTATCGATTCGTCCGGTCGGAACAAAAGGATTGGGTACAAAAGCTGAAATTAAGAATATGAATTCATTTAAAAATGTACAAAAAGCGTTAGAATATGAAGTCGAACGGCAGATTGAAATGATAGAAAGTGGAGAACGGATTATTCAAGAGACACGATTATGGAATCCTGATAAAGGAATCACTGAACCGATGCGGTCAAAAGAATACGCTCATGATTATCGCTATTTTCCAGAGCCGGATTTGGTACCAATGGAAATAGCTAAAGAATGGATTGAAGAAATTCGAGCGACGATGCCAGAATTACCTATGGCACGGAAATCCCGATTTATAACCCAATATCAACTTCCGGAATATGATGCCGAATTATTAACGGTTAGCAAACCGGTAGCGGATTTCTATGAAGCAGCGGTTAAACTTCATCCGAACGCAAAATCTATCAGTAATTGGATAATGACCGAACTCATGCGAGAGTTGAGCGGAAAAGAATTCCGATATACCGAATTTCCTATCACTCCTATGCAGTTAGCGAATCTAGTTAAATTGATTGATACCAATATGATTAGCGGGAAAACTGCTAAACAAGTTTTCAACGCAATGCTGCGAACGGATATATCACCAGAAAACTATGTGAAAGAAAAAGGACTTATCCAAATAACTGATACATCCGCAATCGAAAAGTTAGTCGATGAAGTTATTGCCCAGAATGAAGCAGCAGTTGCTGAATATAAAAAAGGAAAGGAAGGAGCAATTAACGCGCTTGTCGGTCAGGTGATGAAAGCATCTAAAGGGAAAGCGAACCCGCAGGTCGTTAACCAACTGCTGAAACAGAAATTAAGTTCTTAAATCAAACTGAACAGTGTACAGTTTGTTCCATAACTATAGTAATATCAAAAAACAACGTTTTACCCCTGTTTTCTTGTGATTAAATTGACTTGATTTACAAATTCTACCCGCTTCATTTTCAATCTTAATCCCATTTTTACCTATCAATCATTACACCTATGAACAATGAAAGATTTTATGGTTTGATATTATTTGAATTAACTTCAACTTCTTCAGAACCAATTGATTGGAATCTAAAAAATCTAGCAAAAGGTCAGGTTTCGAGGTAAGATGATAGTATGAAATCTAAAATAATCACACTAACCACCGATTTCGGAACCACTGATACGTATGTTTCGGTGATGAAAGGGGTTATACTATCAATCAATCCACAGGTAACTATTGTCGATATAACTCATGCTATTTCACCGCAAAATATTCAGGAAGCAGCATTCATATTCCATACCGCATACCGCTATTTCCCAAAAGGAACGATACATATTTTCGTTGTCGACCCCGGTGTTGGTAGCGAACGGAAAGCGTTATTAGTTCAAACTGAATCCTATTATTTCCTCGCGCCGGATAATGGAGTGCTCAGTTATGTTTTCCAACATGAGAAAATCAAATATGTTATTCACCTCGAAACTCGCAAATATTTCCGACATCCTATAAGTTCAACATTTCATGGTCGGGATATTTTTGCACCGGTTGCTGCACATCTATCTTTAGGTATTCCACCGACGAAATTTGGGCCAGAAGCAGAAACCCTAATAAAATTTTCCATCCCTGAACCGGGAATGATTGATAACCGCATTTATGCACATATCCTGCATATTGACCATTTCGGGAATATCATTTCCGATATCTCAAAAGAATTCTGGAATAAAACGATTGCGAAGAAGAAGTTCGTTATCCTGATTGGGAAAAAGAAAATAATGCAGATTAAACAAACCTATGCTGAAGGTAAATCAGGAGAATTAATCGCTTACTTTGGCAGTTCAGGATATTTAGAAATCGCACTAGTTAATGGAAATGCTAAATCGCAACTAAACTTAAGAAAAGAAACTCCTATACTTATTGATTTCAAATAACCTATTGAACCGGAGTTGATAAATATTTATTGATATACCGTTTCACATCAAACTTCGATTTGCAGCCGTTGTAACTCATATATCGGATTTTACCGAATATCGGTCGTTCATTCCAAGGACGATCGTGTACCCCGCCGATACTCCATGCGATACCAGTATATCCGTTCGGGTCTCGTCCATCGAGCGAATATTTATCGTTCAGATATATTGCGATTTCCATCGCCTGTTCCGGTGATTCCGTCCATTCAAGAATCTTTTTCGCCCAATACATTCTGAGATATCCATGGAGTTTACCGGTTCTGACCATTTCCAGTTGTGCAGCGTTCCAGAGCGGGTCGTGCGTTAGTGCATACTCAAATTGTTCTAAAGAATAAAGATATACTCGCAGGTCAGCTCGATGGTTATCGAGCGTTTTCTTTGCCCATTGAGGGAATCCTTTAACCGAATCATAGTTTGGATTATAATAACAGTAATTATCTGATAGTTCCCTACGGATTATGAGTTCTTCGAGAAACGCATCTTTAACCTTTTTAGGGTGCTTGCTTTTAATAACTTCTAATGCAACTCGCTGCGCTGATATCTGACCAAAATGGAGATATGGTGATAGGTTCGATTGTGCGTCCTGATTCGGGTTATTTCGGTTTTCGGCATAACTACTTAACTTCTGGTTAATAAAATATTTCAGAACTGTTCCAGCTGTTTTTTCTCCAGAAACGAATTGTGAGACTTCTGGAACCGAACGGTCAACGATAAGCGATGCGAGTATCCTATTCCAAGTTATATTATGTGGTTTCTTTAGATTATAAGAAATAGGCTGTTTCTTAACTTTCGGAAACTCTTCTAAATATTCTGGAAGTAACCGATGTAGTTTCGGTCGTATCGTATACGCGCCAAACTCCTGTTTCGAAGATGTTAACCAACACGGAACGATATTATGCGCATCAACTTCATAGAATGGGATGTTAATGTTCTCGCCAACCTGTTGTTTCCAATTCCGTTTAATTGTTAACGGGTCAAAATCAGTTATCAATACACTACTTTTCGACTGGAGAATAAATTTCGGGATAACATGTTCTGGTTCGCCGGTCAATAGAATAAAAGGAATATGGTGTTTCGCAAGGATCTGCTCAACCTCTTGTAATCCCTTCACCATAAACGTATACTGCCGAATGGTTGCTCCCAAGAATTTCGGGACTAAACAGAATATTACTATCATCGGCACTTCCCGTTCTATTGCTAATTCTTGCGCATGGAGTAATGCCCAATTATCATTAACGCGCTGGTCTCGACTCATCCAGTAGATAACCGGACCTGACCTAATCTCACCTTCTTTTAACAATCTAACCCTATTTTTATTCATAATCTTGCTTTCATTCCGGTAAATCCGTGGCTAAGAATCCTTCTTGTTTCAGTCGAATTAAGTTGTATTTTATTTTCTCTTTCTCCAACTGCAATTTACGGACTAATTCCGATTCAGTTAGGTTCGGGTTTTTTAACAATGTTTGAAGAATCAGTCCTCGTATCTGCCGATTTGACCCTTCAAACCGACTCTGTTTCGTATAATGTGCACTTCTTCGATTTGGGTTCGGCACCTGTTTTCTAAGCATAGCCCCATAATCCATTAACGCATAATACCATTCTCGCGGATTCGTTCTATCAACGGTTAATTCTACTAGTGGCAAGATATCTTTATCTTTAACTCGCCGTTTCTTCTGAAAAAAGAAATGAATATATACTCGGCGAATATTCGTTTCAATAAATATAGTTGGCTGATTATATGCAAACGCACAGACCGCTGCCGCTGTATACTGCCCTACCCCAGGGAGTTCGATAAGTTCACCCACGGTTTCTGGTAAGTTTCCTTGATACTTCTCTACAAGAATCTTTGCCGAGCGATGTAATGCAATCGCTCGACGATTATACCCTAATCCTTGCCAAAGTTTAAGCACTTTGTTGAGCGAGGATTTCGCGAGAGATTGCACGGTGGGAAAAGTTTTTAGGAATAACCTATATTTATCCACTACTCGCTCAGATTGTGTTTGTTGTAGCATGATTTCAGAGATGAAAATATGATATGGATTTTGGGTATCCCGCCAAGGGAAAAAACGTTTATTCTTGTGATAGTATTGGTAGATAATTTTATGAAATTCTTTAATTTTCGGTTTGGACAACACAATTTGATTCTACGGCTCGAATTATAGAATGCGTTACTATGTTTTGTTTTAGCTAGGTGACCAAACTGAACTTGCCACCGATAGGACATAGATTGTAAAAGATAATATTGGGTAGTCTGACACCTAAATAACTGGTCCTATCTACTCGGTCGGGTAAGAATACTATCTAGATCGCGGAGCGCTTGTTCCATGATACTTTCTAATGAAGCACCGAGCATTTTTGCGGTCCAGACACGCTGATTCATTGTACGTAATAAATCTTTATTTGCTTCTCCAGAATAGGTGGTCGTATTAATTTTTACGCCATCCGGTTTGCTGATAGTTATCCGGAGTTCAGTTTTTCCGACAATCATTTGCGGAATCGCCCATTGGGTGATTTTTTTCCCAGGTTTCGGTTGGGTTATTCCAGAAAATAATAAGATTTCGATATCTATTCGATATAAGTTTAAACTCGAAATTGCAGTAGGCGGTTTTGCTATTCCGCTTAACTGTAATTCTTTCTCGAAGATAGATTTCATCATCTCTGCGACTGGCCGCATCCAGAGGATGGTATCCGCAGCAATATCAGCTTCGGGACGTGTATCAGTTACTTGCAATTCGAGATAAATCGGTTTGTTAAATTTCGAACTATATTTTGTATAGGTATAAAACTTGGGATTATCTAAATCAAATCGTTCCTGTTTCTTATCTTTTGCTACCGCAACTGAAAATAAAAATAAAATACCTATCGATAAGATACTGGATAATACTTTTTTCATATCAACCTCCAAAGCAATAGCTATTGGTAAATCATTGTAGCATAAAAACTAAATAATAAAAAATATGTGAGTTACTTCAAGGACGATTAACCATCTCAATGTTAATTCTTTCAATAGGAAAAGCTATAGCCACCGTTTGCAGGAGCATTCATAAACAGGTATAATATTGCCGAAAAACGAATTATCCATGAGTAAATCGAGTACTAGAAAACCATCCGCGCGATTGATAGCGTATCAGGTGTTACTTCGTGTTGAGCAAGATAAAGCATATGCGGGATTAGCGCTGGATAGTGCCTTAGCTAAATCAACATTATCTAACCGAGATAAGCGACTGGTTACCGAGCTGGTGTATGGAACGATTCGACATCAGGGAACAATTGATTGGCTGATTGGCCAGTATGCGAACAAATCGGATAAATGGATTTCTCTAAAGTTAAAACTAATCCTGCGATTGGGCGCTTATCAACTGTTATATTTAAATAAAATCCCGGAATTCGCAGCTGTCCACGAAACGGTTAAACTCGCAAAACAATCGGGATTAACGAAATTTGCTGGAGTGGTTAATGCGGTATTACGTCGTCTTGCGGAACATCGTGACCGGATAGAATATCCGGATAAAACGGTAGATATGGTTCGATATCTATCCGTGAAGTATTCGCATCCGGAATGGATTATTCGAATTTTTTTATCGCAGTTCGGTGTTTCAGAAACAGAACATTTATTAGCGGTGAATAATCAACCTGCGCCGATAACTCTTCGGGTGAACCAATTAAAATGCACTGTTAACCAGGTAGAACAACTATTGACTCAGGCGAACTTGGATGTTGTGAAACATCAATACGTATCGAACGCATTACAAATTAGCCGATTACCGAGGTCAATTCAGGATTTACCTGGATATCAAGAAGGGTATTTTACGGTACAGGATCCCGCTTCAATATTAGTTGCCGATTTAGTGCATCCAAAACCAGGGCAGACGATAGTCGATTTATGTGCGGCACCAGGTGGAAAAGCAACTCGACTTGCAGAACTAATGCAAAATCAGGGAAAATTATTTGCTATTGATTTACATCCGAAAAAAGCGAAATTAATCGAACAGACCGCTGTTCGGCTTGGACTAACGAATATCAAAGTTATTGTTGCTGATGCTACACGATTAAACGAAATAATCTCAGAACCAGTTGATGCCGTTTTAGTTGATGCACCATGTTCCGGGTTGGGAGTCCTGCGTCGCAAAGTTGATAGCCGATGGAGAAAACAACCGACGACAATTCCTGAACTTGTTCGTTTACAGGAACGGTTGCTAGAATCTGCATATCAGATTTTAAAACCTGGCGGTGTTCTCGTATATTCAACCTGTACGTTAACTAAGGAAGAAAACGAACTCCAGGTTAGTCGATTCCTGCAATTACATCCGGATATGCACCTTGGTTTAGCAAAAGGCTATCTTCCTTCTTCAGCAGTGGAATTGATTACTAAAGAAGGATATTATTTAGCTTTACCGCATAAACATGGAACCGACGGCATCTTTGCAGCACGTATGATTAAAAAAACTTCATCAGGGCTTTAACTTATGGTTCATAACCCTATACTTTTGACTGATCTCCGATATGCATCGAGGTAAACTTTAGCTCAGGGTTAATAACCTTTAGAGCTAAAAGATTATTGGTAGGCTAAAGCTAAGTCCAAGTTGGTCGTCCCGTATATAAGAGAGGGCGAATACCCCGTAGTAATTGCTCAGGCGAAGATTCAGTTTATCCTGGCGGGATTAGCGGTACGTGGTTATCCATAACAACCCAGTTATGAATAATTGGGCTAATATCAATCATCCGCTTTCAGCGGATTTACAAGAAGCAGGTTTGCAAGAGGAATCTTTGACGGCGATTTAGCGCACGATGAACAACCTTATAAGGTTGACTGTTTATTTCGGCTTAAACCTATTGAATCCTCGGCTGAAGGTGGGTTGAAGGGTTTTCAGGTTAACGGCTCATCAACCTCGACTCAAGGCAGGTAGAAAGCAAAATTATGAAAATGAAACCGAAAATCGTTCCATCAATTTTATCTGCTGATTTCGGCAATCTTAATACTGCCGTTAAATCCGTCCAACGGGCAGGATGTGATTGGGTACATCTGGATATTATGGACGGTCATTTCGTTCCCAATATATCTATGGGGATTCCGGTAGTCGCTTCGTTACGGAAACAAACGAAATTATTGTTTGATACCCATCTCATGATTTCTGAACCGGAGAAATATCTCAATGCATTTATCGATGCTGGCGCTGACCTGGTAACGGTTCATATTGAAGTCTGTCCGGATATAAGAAAAATGATTCGGGTTATTCAGAAAAAGGGAGTGAAAGCAGGGGTATCACTCAATCCGGAGACACCGGTTGATTCGGTTTATCCGGCGATTGGATATGCGGATTTAATTCTGGTGATGAGCGTCCATCCTGGATTTGGCGGCCAGAAGTTTATCAAATATTCGCTAGACAAACTCCATAAATTACGGTATCAGATAGACAAACAAAAAGCGAAAACCGTTCTAGAAATAGATGGTGGCATTAATGAACAAACTATCCCGCAAGTTGTCAAATCTGGAGCGGATTGGCTTGTTATCGGGTCAGCCATTTTTGAAGCAAAAGATATCATTCGACAGATAGATAAGTTTAGAAATATGATTACCAAGGCATTAAAATGATTAAGAAATATAGTATACCCTATTTTGTGTTACAGGAGATTAACCTTGGTGTCTTGGTGGTAATATAGTTCTATTGAGTAAGGACCATGAATAAGCGAACTCCCTTATATGACGAACATTTGAAATTGAAAGGGAAAATCGTTGAATTTGCTGGCTGGCAGTTACCGGTTCAGTTTTCTGGAATTATTGAAGAACATCAGCGGGTTCGCAGTGATGTCGGCATTTTTGATGTTTCACATCTCGGTAGAATAGAAGTGAGCGGTGAATCCGCACAACCGTTCTTAAATCGGATTATAACCAATGATATCAGCAACCTAGAAATCGGCAAGATTCGATATTCTCTCATCTGTAACGAACAAGGCGGAATTATTGACGATATTCTGGTCTATCGCTTGCCAAAATATTTTCTGGTTATTGTTAATGCAATCAATACGGACAAAGTATATGAATTATTA
This window harbors:
- the gatA gene encoding Asp-tRNA(Asn)/Glu-tRNA(Gln) amidotransferase subunit GatA, with translation MELAQLTAHELHQLLTKKEVTAKEITESVYDRIERLEPKLKAYTTLTREFAMQQAKEVDQRIAKGDSISPLTGIPIAIKDVICTKGIRTTCSSKILYNFVPPYNATVTERLLAQNVVVLGKTNMDEFAMGSSTENSGFHITRNPWNLETVPGGSSGGSAAVIASDTAIVALGSDTGGSIRQPAACCGIVGLKPTYGRVSRYGLIAYASSLDCIGPMTKDVTDAALMMNVIAGHDRFDSTSVDLPVPDYTRSLVPDVKGLKIGMPKEYFIGGIHPQVEQAVKSAIRLLESLGAEIIEISLPHTDYAVAVYYLIATAEASSNLARFDGVKYGYRSAKFDDMIDMYMTTRVEGFGKEVKRRIMLGTHVLSAGYYDAYYLKAQKVRTLIKQDFDNAFNRCDVIITPTAPTPAFKIGEKTTDPLQMYLSDIYTISVNLAGIPGMSINCGFTDGLPIGLQILAKHFDEPTIFRTAYTFECYTDFHKQKPNLN
- the gatB gene encoding Asp-tRNA(Asn)/Glu-tRNA(Gln) amidotransferase subunit GatB codes for the protein MNYEAVIGLEVHAELLTKSKCFCSCSTEFGNEPNSQICPICSGFPGVLPVLNKEAVAMTIKTGLALHCEIATYSRFARKNYYYPDLPKNYQISQYAEPLSRNGYIEIPTKTGLKTIGITRVHLEEDAGKLLHSPDGYSLVDLNRTGVPLMEIVSEPDIRSPEEAKDYLMMLRAILQYLEVCNGNMEEGTFRCDANVSIRPVGTKGLGTKAEIKNMNSFKNVQKALEYEVERQIEMIESGERIIQETRLWNPDKGITEPMRSKEYAHDYRYFPEPDLVPMEIAKEWIEEIRATMPELPMARKSRFITQYQLPEYDAELLTVSKPVADFYEAAVKLHPNAKSISNWIMTELMRELSGKEFRYTEFPITPMQLANLVKLIDTNMISGKTAKQVFNAMLRTDISPENYVKEKGLIQITDTSAIEKLVDEVIAQNEAAVAEYKKGKEGAINALVGQVMKASKGKANPQVVNQLLKQKLSS
- a CDS encoding SAM-dependent chlorinase/fluorinase, translating into MKSKIITLTTDFGTTDTYVSVMKGVILSINPQVTIVDITHAISPQNIQEAAFIFHTAYRYFPKGTIHIFVVDPGVGSERKALLVQTESYYFLAPDNGVLSYVFQHEKIKYVIHLETRKYFRHPISSTFHGRDIFAPVAAHLSLGIPPTKFGPEAETLIKFSIPEPGMIDNRIYAHILHIDHFGNIISDISKEFWNKTIAKKKFVILIGKKKIMQIKQTYAEGKSGELIAYFGSSGYLEIALVNGNAKSQLNLRKETPILIDFK
- a CDS encoding deoxyribodipyrimidine photo-lyase; translation: MNKNRVRLLKEGEIRSGPVIYWMSRDQRVNDNWALLHAQELAIEREVPMIVIFCLVPKFLGATIRQYTFMVKGLQEVEQILAKHHIPFILLTGEPEHVIPKFILQSKSSVLITDFDPLTIKRNWKQQVGENINIPFYEVDAHNIVPCWLTSSKQEFGAYTIRPKLHRLLPEYLEEFPKVKKQPISYNLKKPHNITWNRILASLIVDRSVPEVSQFVSGEKTAGTVLKYFINQKLSSYAENRNNPNQDAQSNLSPYLHFGQISAQRVALEVIKSKHPKKVKDAFLEELIIRRELSDNYCYYNPNYDSVKGFPQWAKKTLDNHRADLRVYLYSLEQFEYALTHDPLWNAAQLEMVRTGKLHGYLRMYWAKKILEWTESPEQAMEIAIYLNDKYSLDGRDPNGYTGIAWSIGGVHDRPWNERPIFGKIRYMSYNGCKSKFDVKRYINKYLSTPVQ
- a CDS encoding A/G-specific adenine glycosylase, which translates into the protein MLSKPKIKEFHKIIYQYYHKNKRFFPWRDTQNPYHIFISEIMLQQTQSERVVDKYRLFLKTFPTVQSLAKSSLNKVLKLWQGLGYNRRAIALHRSAKILVEKYQGNLPETVGELIELPGVGQYTAAAVCAFAYNQPTIFIETNIRRVYIHFFFQKKRRVKDKDILPLVELTVDRTNPREWYYALMDYGAMLRKQVPNPNRRSAHYTKQSRFEGSNRQIRGLILQTLLKNPNLTESELVRKLQLEKEKIKYNLIRLKQEGFLATDLPE
- the rsmB gene encoding 16S rRNA (cytosine(967)-C(5))-methyltransferase RsmB, producing the protein MSKSSTRKPSARLIAYQVLLRVEQDKAYAGLALDSALAKSTLSNRDKRLVTELVYGTIRHQGTIDWLIGQYANKSDKWISLKLKLILRLGAYQLLYLNKIPEFAAVHETVKLAKQSGLTKFAGVVNAVLRRLAEHRDRIEYPDKTVDMVRYLSVKYSHPEWIIRIFLSQFGVSETEHLLAVNNQPAPITLRVNQLKCTVNQVEQLLTQANLDVVKHQYVSNALQISRLPRSIQDLPGYQEGYFTVQDPASILVADLVHPKPGQTIVDLCAAPGGKATRLAELMQNQGKLFAIDLHPKKAKLIEQTAVRLGLTNIKVIVADATRLNEIISEPVDAVLVDAPCSGLGVLRRKVDSRWRKQPTTIPELVRLQERLLESAYQILKPGGVLVYSTCTLTKEENELQVSRFLQLHPDMHLGLAKGYLPSSAVELITKEGYYLALPHKHGTDGIFAARMIKKTSSGL
- the rpe gene encoding ribulose-phosphate 3-epimerase, translating into MKMKPKIVPSILSADFGNLNTAVKSVQRAGCDWVHLDIMDGHFVPNISMGIPVVASLRKQTKLLFDTHLMISEPEKYLNAFIDAGADLVTVHIEVCPDIRKMIRVIQKKGVKAGVSLNPETPVDSVYPAIGYADLILVMSVHPGFGGQKFIKYSLDKLHKLRYQIDKQKAKTVLEIDGGINEQTIPQVVKSGADWLVIGSAIFEAKDIIRQIDKFRNMITKALK